TGGgggaggacttttttttttccgtgTGCTTTGGCACCAGGATCCAGGAATGAGCTCACAGCAAGTCAGCAGTATGAGCTGCAAAGCTGTGACTGTCCCAGGAGCTAAATGAGGCATGGCTTGCAGAGAAAATGAACAGCATTCATTAGTGAGGAACAAAACTGGAGAAACTTCTCAGGACACAGTGCTTTACCCTGCTACAGAAAATTCACACTCCGGGATAAGTGGAGCTGAGAAGATTTGCTCTGGCTTTAATTTAATTATGACAAATGAGGAAGATGGCTAACACCTGTAAAGCAGGAAAAGGCATGCTAAGAGCAGAGGGGGCAAGTCCTGGGTGTCAGAGGTGACCCTCACTTGAGGAGCAGTGATGGTTTGTACAGTCAGGCTGATGGAAGCAGCAAAAAGCCATAAAATCAATATCCCCATGGGCAGACTGTGAAGGAAACATGGCTTAGTTAGAGCTGTTTTCATTACATCTGCTGTTACCCTGGAGTTGTCAGCAGTGGCTTAATTTCTGGGATCACTttctcttaattatttttttctttccccaaagcTTATTTACCTTTCCAGGTTACTGTGCTCCTCTGTAAACCAGGTCTCTCAAGGAAGGACAATCCCTGAGCAACCACTGATACAATTCTACAACTTGAAAATGCTTCTCCAACAGAGCAGtgaaacaaacagaagcaaaaatctGCAGCctttgtgaaaaaagaaaaagaaaaaaaagaaagaaaaaaaaaaaaaggaaaaaaaaaagaaaaaagagccaGCATGAaagagttaaaaagaaaaagatcaggGGGCTCTATGGAGGCATTGTCAATGCAGGCAGCATCCCAGCATCTGGCATCCCTTAACCCCCCAGCCTGAACTGCCTGCTAATGATGGGcaccttccttctgctgctgctgctgcagagccacccgctccctgctctgcagggctgacTCACTCTGCAGTGCACACATTACAGAGCAGGatttctgtgccagcagcaccaCCTCTTTCCAGCAGGCACTCCGGGAAGCTCCCAATTCACGACCCGGAGCTGCCGGCTGcccccttccaactcaaacgCCAAGCAAAGCACTGCAGATGAGGCTCTGCTCCCATCCAGCACGGTGCTGCCAGGGAAGGAAGGGACATCAAGCTCTGTGATTTTAGTGCTCTGAGTCACCTGATGTGTTTGCTGATGCAACAGCATCAGGGAAGGACTTGAAATGGGAGATTTTGGCCTGGGAGTCATCAATGAAGATCCAGATCATCGCTGCCAGAAAACACTTGGCCagagcagcatcctcagcttgGTTATGGTGTATTTGCAGGTCCTCAGCACAAAGCAGTGCTCCAGCCACATATGCTAACCCCACCTGTGGTTTTATGGCTTGACATTCCAAGGCAGGAACCAAAATGCCATCACTGGGATTTTGCCTGCATTTCCATCACCACCCCAAGCCCAATAACTGCCTCCTGCAAGGTGTCCCCATGCTGCAGTGGCATCTTAAGGAGTTCCTATAGACTGGGTCCTTAATTACTTTATTTCTCTCAGGGATGAGAGCTACCACCACCATTTAGTTGCTCTCTTAAATACAGTTTGCTCATACTCCTGTAAAGTGGCAAAAATCAAGGCTGGCAGCAGGTTctaaagaatcacagaatgctttggttggaagggaccttccaggtcatccagcccaacctctGACCAACCCTGTAAGCtcaccactaagccatgtccctaaggaccatgtttaaatacctccagggttggtgactccaccactgccctgggcagactattccagtgtctgacaaccctttcagggaaaaaaagtttcttaatatccagcctaaacctcccctggcatagCTTTCATCCAtgtcctctgctcctgtcaCACACCAAGAGGCTGTCTCCCTCTTTGACCTTTTATAGGAGATAAAATCAGATCCTAAACATatctgcagccccagccagggCCTTCTCCTGGCCCAGCTACTCCAGCAAAATAAGATTCCTCTCACTGCAAGAAGTACGTGGTGTGCTTTCCCAAGAGCCTGAATTCATGATTCACCCCCTCCCAGCTGCAAGCCCAGAAGCACTGGGAAAGCATTCACTGCAGTCAGTGCTGAGAGAGAATTATGCTTCAGTTTCTGTAAACGTTTCTGACCTCTGGGTCAGTCTATTTCACAAGTTTAGAGTCTGTTACTTTTGCTGAAGAATGGTCAACACAATTCAGAGGAGGAAATGTTCCCTTCCCCTGGCCACTGTTTTAGCAGACATCCAGGATTTTCCTTTCATCAGCTTCCACCTCTGCAACCCAAGCACCATCACTGCTCAGACTGCCATGAAGTCCTTCCAAAACAAAGAACCAGTAATACTACAGCCCACCTCTAAGCCTCTTAAACAATTGCAGAGAGTTCAGCTTTATATCAAACAGAATAAACAATTAATTTGCTAATAACAACTGATTATCAACAACTGTTAAAGCTACACCTTCAGGAAAGTCTGAAAATCCATATGAGCAAATAACTGGCTCATAACTGGTCTCCTGAATTTTCCAGTTTGAAGACCAGCTACCCAGAAGGTGCCCAAGGCACTCCCATGCCTGGGACAGTGAATGCTTCTGCCAGGTCAGGAGGTCTAGACACAGCCTCAGTGAATTCCTCGAAGCCCTTGATGGAATTTACACCAGACTTGGTTGCTGCACAGGTTCACAGAGGGTAATGGGTGAAACACATGGACACCACACATCTCCATTCCCATCCAGAATGAAAGGGTTCCCAGATCACTCTGGGTTCCTCACTTAGTTTCATCACAAAGAGAAGTACTTAGGTATCAGTGTAACATTAACATTGTTGGCTTGAACAAAGTGGAATCCAACCTGTCCTCCAACTACACACTGTGATGAAGGGGATAGACAGCCTAAAGGCAGTTTGAAACAAGCCCTTCTTAGTAAGGGTCCTACATCTATTTCCCCATAGAAGCTTCAGTGTTGCTCTGCAACATTCCTTAATCTGGAGAACATTGCTACAACATTCactggctgcaggagcagaactTCCCAGCTCAAATGCTCCTCATTAAAAATGTGAGTTCTTGGAGGAgcccatttttattttgagattaTTGTTCAGGTCCTTGTTCAAGGCAGTTGCTGCTGGAGTTTCTGCAGAGCCATCCCAAGGACGGGCTGTCTGAAGCCTCTACAAGCAGCTCCTGTTCCTTGCCGCCTCCTGGAGCCTGCACCCTTGCTCCCTGGCCTAGTCTGCTCAGGCCATGCTGCCACAGCTCATTCCATGGCATCACCACAGCCACGCTGCTTCATCAGTGGGAGCACAGCCCTTGCACTCCTGctcaccccagcactgcccccaggcagcagctgcccagaagaaaagagattGCTTCAATACTGCTGATGCACAGGGCTCAGTCTGGCACTGTCCTCCCCCAAAGGAACCCTTCCCCTTCCTAAAGGAGCAGCAAACCCAcaaaagcagagacagaggaCTCAATACAGCAATGTAGTGAGGAAGTTTTATTTGGAAACATGGTAGAAGTTTGTAACCCAACACTGGGTGCACGACTCTGATGCCGGAGCATACGCTGTTACTACTGAAACACGGGAGTGTTTCTGACAATTGCtgtaataaaacacaaaattctCATACTCCAATACCAGGACACTACAGCAATCTTTAGAATCAAAGTTACATCCAAGGAATTCTCTGCACTTACAATTGACCCCACAGTGTAATCTACCTATATATAAGATTAATATATATAGCATGGGAAATTGAAAATCCTTGCTCCATAGATGTATGAACATGTCAAGTCTTTTATAAATAAACAtccagtgaagagaaaaaattacatttctagTTCATATTTATACATAAAGTACTAACAGCAATGGGTGGAAAATTGCACACAGACCACCCCAAGCCATGCAGCAGGCTTGGAGCAGCCCATCCAATTTAATATTGAAGTACACACAGGACAGACGAGTCACTAACATACATTGCGCATTTACAAGAGATCAACTACCAAATTGGGACAACTGTACACATTGGAGAGACCATTTTCATTCTGgagcttgtttgtttgttttaaaggtgGATTTGTTACATCTCTTTACATCATACCGCAGTGTTTACTTTGTGGAGAGGATAAGGGCAACGATGAGGCCGTACAGACCCAAAACTTCAGCGAAGATCAAGATGAGGATCATGCCCACAAATAAcctgggctgctgtgctgttcCCCGGACACCTGCATCGCCCACAATGCCAATGGCAAAGCCAGCAGCCAGACCACTGAGGCCCACACTCAAGCCAGCACCCAGCTGAAGAAAGCTCCTGTAGGACAGAGATGAGAAGTTTCAGTGGCAGCAAGAGGACACCCAACCCTCCAGACCCCAGGCCAGCTCTCTGCACTGCCCCAAAGGCAACAAGAGCTGACACAAAGGGAACACCTTTCCTGCAGAGAAAGCTTCTGGTCTCTGCAAGCAAGAAGTGTCTCACAAAGCAGGTGCCCCAGCAGGCTCTGATACAGAACTGGGCAGCTATGGAAGACCTTTAGCTGACACTCAGCTCACACACTaagctgctggggctgagcccaCATGACCACCCAGCTGCTCTGTAGCCTCTCCAGTGCTTGCAGCAACACCAGTCCCTGTGTTGCCTGTCCATAGCTGCTTCTGGCCCCCACCAGAACCACCTTTTACACTTGTAGCACACCCAGGTGATTATTAAGGCTCTCGCAGTGCAAGAGTTGGACAACaatgctctgcttttccatgcAGGGGTAGAGGAGCAGTCCCTATCAGTCTCTGGCCACTTGGTAACTGCAAAGGAACATTTGTACCTCCCGTTTCTTAAATTATCACTTATTAGGCCAAACACATTGGCTACAACTTGTACAGACACAGTTATCTACTCTGTCAGACCTCAGAAGTACTGTTTCATTCTGAGAGGTCTCAAGCCTGTTCCAACTATTCTCAAAAGCCAAGAGCAGATTAAGTTTCAGACTGTAGCTGGTGTAGAGGCCCGATGTATAGCCTGAGGATTGATTTACCAGCACATAAAGCAGCAAGCAATATTAATTATTCACTTGCCTCTCCCAGGCAACAGAAGAACTACTTAGGCAGTCTGATTAGACAGTCTTGGAAAGACCTGTGTATTCCAGGTATAAAATTTGGCACCATGAAATAAGCTCAGCCTCCTAACCCTGTACTGCCTGAAAACTTTCTTTCAAGCCATAAACCACTGTGTTCCCTGGCAGTGGGATGTCTGTCCTGTTAGGTGATACAGCAGACAGAGGCAGGGGCTGCTAAGGCACCAGGCAGGACAGCTGAGGTCCAGTCCAGGCTGCTGAGCCTGGGTCAGGAGCATTGAGCACCAGTGGTCCCTCCCAGGGTCTTGAGCAGAGCCCCCATTCAGCAGCATCAAAATAGTGGCAGAACAAAGAGCTGACAGAGGCAGCAACTTACTTGAATAGTGTGATAGAAGGTGAGAGGGAATTGGCAATGAGGACTGCCACTACGAGGCCATAGATAGCTATAATACCCGCCATGACAACAGGGATGATTGACTTCATGATGAGCTCAGGCCTCATGACAGACATGGCTGCAATACCCGTGCCACTCTTTGCCGTTCCATATGCAGCTCCCaaagctggaagagaaaaaatgcattagaCACATCCCCCCAAGCCCCATCTCTCCTTTGTGAGGCTGTAGTATTAGAACAGTTGAGTCAGCACAAGGAAGAATTGTGCAAAACTTAACAGGGTCACTTGACTACTTGGTTTGTCAGCCAGGAATATTCCCCTAAGGGATGAGGAAGTGACCTATCCAGAGTCCTAGATCAAAGCTGGATCAATAAAAAGGTGACCAAAAAAAGGTGCTGTTCAAACAGTACTGATAACACAAACCCTCCCTAGCTCACTGCACAGGAGGACACACTCCCTAGCAGTCTTTCCTTGTTACAATTTAAGATCTTAACTTGTTACTTCAGAGTTCCTGTCCTGACAGAACCCACAGGGCAAGGCTCTGCTCAGCTGAACTGCAGAGGAAGCACAGCAAAGCATGTCTTGCTATGGCAGCAGGATGGCACCAGGTTCTGCACAcactcagctcccagccccttGGACCAAGTTCTGAAATGCACCCCAATGTTTAACAAAGTCACCTTCATGGGGCCTCCTCTTTCACAAAATCCATCTATGCTTTGGCCTGAGGTTAAACATGCCAGTTCAGCTTCAGACACATGAGAGCAACAACCTCTCATATTGAGGTGTCAATAACCTCAGCTCTTAGGGCCTCTGGTTCAAATTTTGTTAATCCAACCACTGGAACCACGGAGTATGGATACAAATTAGGGATAAGGTGGTTGTGGTTCTCTCTGAAGTTGGTCACCTGTGTAAACACTTGAGCATGCAAGGACCAACATGGGAATCCAAAGCTTGGTTTTCAAAGCAGAACATGGGCAACTGAGAAATGCTGGAAGAGTCCCGAAGCACTACTTTAAGAACTGTTTCAAGTAAAACTTTGTATTAGTCTTGTAAAAGCTTCCAGGAACACTTCAGAAATCAAAGAACGAGGTATTTGGGAAGACCCCTtgtcttccagctctgcagtacCTTAGGAACTCCTAACTCTGGGTGATGGTCAGTGCACTCCAAGAGATGATCAGCAGCTCAGCAGTCCTCCAGGATCAAGCACTTGAAGCAGCACTTCCAGATCCATGGGAGGGTAGGCAGTGTCCTTTTTAGGCACCATGAGGCTGACAGGCCTATTTAGCATGAAAATGCTCTTAACTGTTCTCAGTGGCTACTGGAGAGTATCAAATCCATGGGGATCTGGAATCTTTGCACTGCTCAGACACAAAGTGTTTGAGTTGGTCCCATCCACTTTAAAACCTAAGGTTTCCACAAGGCAGAGCTGCATGCTGCACAAAGCTGCAACCAGATGGTGTACCTTACCCAAGAGTGGTTGGGAGGTATTCAAAGGGTTTAGGATCTCTGCTTTCCTAAACATCTGTGCTCTCACTCAGCATTTCCATAAAGTCTACCTTTGAGCAGTAATCCTCCTGGCTTTGCACTGAGAAACCTGAAGAGTTAAAAAGGTAGCACTGCCACCCTAACATAAGACTCCCTGTTATAAGAAAGCTCAGTTTTAGCTACAAAAAGCTGGAGGGAAACCCTCATTATCAACTACACATTGGTTCTGGACCAGTAAAGCTCCTGAGCATCCCATAAGCTGGATCCTATTTTTGTTTAAGTCTATCTCAAAATGAGACAGATGTGAAGGGCTGTTCACGTGGCTCAGATTAGCTGGAAGCCTGAGCCAAGAGCAGAAGACAAATTTTACCTGTAAATGTCAGCTGAGCCTGGAAAGCAGTGCAGCCTTGCCCAGCAGTTCCAGTGATGGTACTGCTTAGGGGCCTAACCACTAGGAAGCCCAGAAAGAAGTAACTCAAATTAGGAACCTTTTCTGGAGGGTGGAGCATCTTCTAAGGACTGGACACAAGTGGAGATGCAGGCTATCTAGACTTCTAGACTGGCTACAGCATTCAGCAGAAACTTATTCTTTGAGGTATTTTATAAACCTCCCCAGAAATGCCAAGGCTCATGAGGGAAGCTGACTCTTCCAGTTTAGATCAGTCGTTACTTCCTCCAAGTCTGAAGTTGCTTAAAAAAAGTGTTGCAATTAATAGAGAGGTGGATTACAGAAGCTGGTTCTGCAGTCCCACTTACAGAAAGCCAGGCTACCTAAACTTCTGGGAAGGGGAAGATCAGCACAAGTTTGTCAGCTCCCAGTTTATAAAACCCATGTCTTGGGAACAAGACCCTACACCTTGAACCCACCCGTGGGCACTCACAGGTGCTACCCAGACAGCTTCAGAGCTCCCCATGGAACCCTCATCAGCATCCTGACCAACAGACTTGCACTGGAGTCAGGCTGCTGGGAGAGAAACTGAAGACACAGCAGTGGGGGTCTCACCACTCTGCACTGCCCTATGAAGTTCTGCTTCCACCTTAGGCAAGACCCCAATATTACAGCCCAGCTGGCCAGGCTGATATCCACTTCCCATCTAACAGCAGAGCTATGGCCCATTTGGTGCTTTGGTCAATCCTCCTGGCACACTGATTGCTCCTCTTGGCAGCTGTGGATGACTGTATCACATGCTACCTTTCCACAGCCCTGAGCTGGAAGGAACTGGTAATAGGGTTTGAGGAGAGCTGGGTGGAAGGCTGAAAAGGAAACACGAGCTCTACCACTGTCACACACCAAGACTCCAGGGACTTGCTTCAGATCATCCAGCTCCATCACCACTGATGTACAGACCAAGCTGCAAGACTGCCGTGGAAGCTCTCAAAGCTACCAGAACATCCACCTGGCAGccagagaagcagcactttGCCTAGCAGAAggaagctgctctgctctgtcacCAGGAACTCTGCCATTTACAAGTTCAGTGTTGTTATAATACAGAGACTTTGCTTTGTACCTCATTC
The Calypte anna isolate BGI_N300 chromosome 14, bCalAnn1_v1.p, whole genome shotgun sequence DNA segment above includes these coding regions:
- the ATP6V0C gene encoding V-type proton ATPase 16 kDa proteolipid subunit, with product MSSSASPEYASFFAVMGASSAMVFSALGAAYGTAKSGTGIAAMSVMRPELIMKSIIPVVMAGIIAIYGLVVAVLIANSLSPSITLFKSFLQLGAGLSVGLSGLAAGFAIGIVGDAGVRGTAQQPRLFVGMILILIFAEVLGLYGLIVALILSTK